The Terriglobia bacterium genome includes a window with the following:
- a CDS encoding RNA polymerase sigma factor, with product MTAMNHDQDAELVERYLTGDTAAFDEIMIRYERQIYRICYRFVENRDDAMDLAQEVFIKAFEHLATFRRESSLKTWLYRIAMNHCINHVKKHCQEFVEVTEYTGTVRSSAQAQLEDSEQRAHFRRMVKLLPPKQKAILELRINEQLSYEEIAKISGRSISTIKASVFFALEKLRKLVKDPNLKRAR from the coding sequence ATGACCGCCATGAATCACGACCAGGATGCGGAACTCGTCGAACGATATCTGACGGGAGACACGGCTGCTTTCGACGAAATCATGATCCGGTATGAGCGCCAGATCTACCGCATCTGTTACAGGTTCGTCGAGAATCGCGACGACGCGATGGATCTGGCACAGGAAGTATTTATAAAGGCATTCGAACATCTGGCGACCTTCCGGCGCGAATCCAGTTTGAAAACGTGGTTATACCGGATTGCAATGAATCATTGCATCAACCACGTCAAAAAGCATTGCCAGGAATTCGTCGAAGTTACCGAATATACCGGAACTGTCCGCTCATCGGCGCAAGCTCAACTCGAAGACAGCGAGCAGCGCGCCCACTTTCGCCGTATGGTGAAGTTGTTGCCGCCCAAGCAAAAGGCGATACTGGAACTGCGGATCAACGAACAGTTGAGCTATGAAGAAATCGCGAAGATTTCTGGCCGCTCGATTTCAACGATCAAGGCGAGCGTATTTTTTGCACTGGAAAAACTGCGGAAACTGGTAAAAGATCCGAATCTGAAGAGAGCCCGTTAA
- a CDS encoding DUF2442 domain-containing protein, protein MSHPIYRVVGFEIVAAYTLRVGFDDDTMQTIDFRPVLSGELYSPLNDVNFFNAVRVDSEVHTLVWPNGADFDPATLHDWPIQVKALRERAQQWQAIRT, encoded by the coding sequence ATGAGCCATCCGATTTATCGCGTTGTCGGTTTCGAGATCGTGGCAGCCTACACACTGAGGGTTGGCTTTGACGATGACACGATGCAGACAATTGACTTCCGGCCTGTCCTATCGGGTGAACTGTACTCGCCCCTTAACGACGTGAACTTCTTTAATGCAGTTAGAGTCGACTCCGAGGTTCACACGCTGGTTTGGCCGAATGGTGCGGACTTCGACCCAGCGACCCTGCATGACTGGCCGATACAAGTGAAGGCCTTGCGTGAGAGGGCTCAACAATGGCAGGCAATCCGAACCTAA
- a CDS encoding PIN domain-containing protein gives MRYLLDVNVLVAWGWSDHVDHERTVTWIASAKKNKSVNLMTSAIPQLGFVRVSVQRTRALVSVNEASATLAGMLKSLGARHSFLADDLPAKDFPAWCHQASRTIDAHLVELAQQHDARLATLDGGIPNAFLIPALPLKSGSIK, from the coding sequence GTGAGATATCTTCTGGATGTAAATGTTCTGGTCGCTTGGGGTTGGTCTGATCATGTCGATCATGAACGGACGGTCACATGGATCGCTTCCGCCAAGAAAAATAAGTCGGTAAACCTGATGACGTCTGCAATCCCACAGCTCGGTTTCGTGAGAGTCTCAGTGCAGCGAACAAGGGCTCTCGTCAGCGTGAATGAGGCAAGCGCTACTCTGGCGGGCATGTTGAAATCCTTGGGCGCCCGGCACTCGTTCCTGGCTGACGACCTGCCGGCGAAAGACTTTCCAGCGTGGTGCCATCAGGCTTCCCGGACAATCGACGCTCACCTGGTAGAACTCGCGCAACAGCACGATGCCAGACTGGCCACCCTCGATGGTGGAATCCCGAACGCATTCCTGATCCCCGCCTTGCCGCTGAAGTCGGGGTCGATAAAATAG